The following is a genomic window from Streptomyces lincolnensis.
AGCATCTGGAGTCGCTGGGGGACGTGGTCGAGTCGATCACGGGGGTGCGGCAGCGGGAGACCGTGCCCGACGAAGTCGTACGGCGCGCGGACCAGATCGAGCTGGTCGACATGTCGCCCCAGGCGCTACGGCGGCGGATGGCGCACGGGAACGTCTACCAGCCGGACAAGCTCGACGCCGCTCTCTCGAACTACTTCCGGCCGGGCAACCTCACCGCCCTGCGCGAACTGGCGCTGCTGTGGGTGGCCGACCGGGTCGACGAGTACCTGACCGAGTACCGCAGCGAGCACCAGGTGTCGAGGATCTGGGGCTCGCGGGAGCGGATCGTGGTCGGGCTGACCGGAGGGCCCGAGGGACGCACCCTGATACGGCGTGCCGCCCGGCTGGCGGAGAAGGGCGCCGGGGGCGAGGTGCTGGCGGTCTACATAGCGCGCAGCGACGGGCTGACCTCCGCCTCGCCCGAGGAACTCGTCGTACAGCGCACCCTGGTCGAGGACCTCGGCGGAACCTTTCACCATGTGGTGGGCGACGACATACCGGCCGCGCTGCTGGACTTCGCGCGCGGGGTCAACGCCACCCAGATCGTCCTCGGGTCCTCGCGCCGCAAGACCTGGCAGTACGTCTTCGGACCCGGCGTCGGCACGACCGTGGCCCGGGACTCGGGGCCCGACCTCGACGTGCACATCGTCACGCACGAGGAGGTCGCCAAGGGGCGCGGGCTGCCGGTGTCCCGGGGTGCGCGGCTCGGGCGGGCCCGGATCATCTGGGGCTGGTTGGTCGGAGTGGCCGGACCGGTGATCGTGGCGCTGCTCCTGAACACCGTGAACCTGGGCCTCGCCAACGACATGCTGCTGTTCCTGACCCTCGTGGTGGCGGCGGCCCTGCTCGGCGGGCTGTTCCCGGCGCTGGCGTCGGCGGCGGTGGGCTCCCTGTTGCTGAACTACTTCTACACACCGCCCCTGCACCACTGGACGATCGCCGACCCGAAGAACATCGTCGCCATCGTGATCTTCGTGGGCGTCGGTGTCTCGGTGGCCTCGGTCGTCGACCTCGCGGCCCGGCGCACCCACCAGGCGGCCCGGCTGCGGGCCGAGTCGGAGATCCTGTCCTTCCTCGCGGGCAACGTGCTGCGCGGCGAGACCGGCCTGGAGGATCTGCTGGAGCGGGTCCGCGAGACGTTCGGCATGGAGTCGGCGGCCCTGCTGGAGCGCGAGAGCGACGTCGACCCGTGGACCTGCGCGGGCCGGGCGGGCCTCGGTCCTGCCGTCCTGCGGCCGGAGGACGCGGACGTGGACGTGCCGGTCGGGGACCACATGGCGCTCGCGCTGAGCGGCCGGGTGCTGCCCGCCGAGGACCGGCGGGTGCTCGCCGCCTTCGCCGCCCAGGCCGCCGACGTCCTGGACCGCCGGCGCCTGCGGGCCGAGGCCGACCGGGCCCGGACGCTGGCCGAGGGCAACCGCATCCGCACCGCGCTACTGGCCGCCGTCAGCCATGACCTGCGTACGCCACTGGCCGGGATCAAGGCGGCGGTCACCTCGCTCCGGTCCGACGACGTGGCATGGTCCGAGGAGGACCGGGCCGAACTGCTGGAGGGCATCGAGGACGGCGCCGACCGGCTCGACCACCTGGTGGGGAACCTGCTCGACATGTCCCGCCTCCAGACCGGCACGGTCACCCCGCTGATCCGCGAGATCGACCTCGACGAAGTGGTGCCGATGGCCCTCGGCGGGGTGCCCGAGGACAGCGTGGAACTCGACATCCCCGAGACCCTGTCCATGGTCGCCGTGGACCCCGGGCTGCTGGAACGGTCGGTGGCCAACCTGGTCGAGAACGCCGTCAAGTACAGCCCCGACGGCACGGCCGTCCTGGTGTCCGCCAGCGCCATCGCCGACCGGGTCGAGGTCCGGGTCGTCGACCGCGGGCCCGGCGTCCCCGACGAGGCCAAGGAACGCATCTTCGAGCCCTTCCAGCGCTACGGCGACGCCCCGCGCGGCGCCGGAGTCGGCCTCGGGCTCGCCGTGGCGCGCGGCTTCGCCGAGGCGATGTCCGGCACGCTCACCGCCGAGGACACCCCCGGCGGAGGCCTCACCATGGTGCTGACGCTCCGCGCGGCGGGACCGCTGCCCGAGGAGCCCCTTCAGCCCGTACGACCGGAAAGGCAGGCCACATGGTGAGTCC
Proteins encoded in this region:
- a CDS encoding sensor histidine kinase produces the protein MGRGKLRIYLGAAPGVGKTYAMLSEAHRRVERGTDCAVAFVEHHGRPRTEVMLHGLEEIPRRELEYRGSAFTEMDVDAVLRRAPAVALVDELAHTNIPGSRNAKRWQDVEELLAAGIDVISTVNIQHLESLGDVVESITGVRQRETVPDEVVRRADQIELVDMSPQALRRRMAHGNVYQPDKLDAALSNYFRPGNLTALRELALLWVADRVDEYLTEYRSEHQVSRIWGSRERIVVGLTGGPEGRTLIRRAARLAEKGAGGEVLAVYIARSDGLTSASPEELVVQRTLVEDLGGTFHHVVGDDIPAALLDFARGVNATQIVLGSSRRKTWQYVFGPGVGTTVARDSGPDLDVHIVTHEEVAKGRGLPVSRGARLGRARIIWGWLVGVAGPVIVALLLNTVNLGLANDMLLFLTLVVAAALLGGLFPALASAAVGSLLLNYFYTPPLHHWTIADPKNIVAIVIFVGVGVSVASVVDLAARRTHQAARLRAESEILSFLAGNVLRGETGLEDLLERVRETFGMESAALLERESDVDPWTCAGRAGLGPAVLRPEDADVDVPVGDHMALALSGRVLPAEDRRVLAAFAAQAADVLDRRRLRAEADRARTLAEGNRIRTALLAAVSHDLRTPLAGIKAAVTSLRSDDVAWSEEDRAELLEGIEDGADRLDHLVGNLLDMSRLQTGTVTPLIREIDLDEVVPMALGGVPEDSVELDIPETLSMVAVDPGLLERSVANLVENAVKYSPDGTAVLVSASAIADRVEVRVVDRGPGVPDEAKERIFEPFQRYGDAPRGAGVGLGLAVARGFAEAMSGTLTAEDTPGGGLTMVLTLRAAGPLPEEPLQPVRPERQATW